A DNA window from Schistocerca americana isolate TAMUIC-IGC-003095 chromosome 4, iqSchAmer2.1, whole genome shotgun sequence contains the following coding sequences:
- the LOC124612535 gene encoding eukaryotic translation initiation factor 2 subunit 2 isoform X2, with translation MADEESIFDPTLKKKKKKKKTTFDIDAALAEGTVQDGNETGDPATTDKENQEPQNQEPLPKAEPEAPKEMEVDDTNLDLENFGKKKKKKKKTFNLEELDGALPDTTNKIKEEGPMEVEALQEEAAVEDTFDLDMDFSKTKKKKKKRKDLDELVAEDEKEKAEDKENVEDSQTTWFGVDRDYTYEELLTRVFDIMRDKNPDMVAGKKQKFVMRPPQVVRIGTKKTSFANFTEICKTLHRQPKHLLDFLLAELGTSGSVDGNNQLIIKGRFQQKQIENVLRRYIKEYVTCHTCRSPDTILQKDTRLFFLQCETCGSRCSVASIKSGFQAVTGKRAAIRAKTA, from the exons ATGGCGGATGAAGAGTCG atttttgacccaacattaaagaagaaaaagaagaagaagaagaccacaTTTGACATTGATGCAGCTTTAGCAGAGGGCACTGTACAGGATGGAAATGAAACGGGAGATCCAGCAACAACAGATAAGGAAAACCAGGAACCACAAAATCAGGAGCCGCTGCCTAAAGCTGAACCAGAAGCTCCAAAGGAAATGGAGGTTGACG ATACCAATCTCGATCTTGAAAATTttggtaaaaagaagaaaaagaagaagaagacttttAACTTGGAAGAGCTTGATGGGGCCTTACCCGATACGACTAATAAAATAAAGGAGGAAGGGCCAATGGAAGTTGAAGCTCTACAGGAAGAAGCAGCAGTTGAG GACACATTTGATTTAGATATGGACTTCTCAAAgaccaaaaagaaaaagaagaaaaggaaagatcTGGATGAACTTGTTGCTGAAGACGAGAAGGAGAAAGCAGAAGATAAAGAAAATG tTGAAGACAGCCAGACAACATGGTTTGGAGTTGATCGTGATTATACTTATGAAGAACTGCTGACCCGTGTTTTTGATATAATGCGAGACAAAAATCCTGACATGGTAGCAGGAAAGAAACAAAAGTTTGTCATGAGACCTCCACAGGTTGTTCGTATTGGAACAAAGAAAACCTCTTTTGCCAACTTCACTGAAATATGTAAAAC ATTACATCGGCAACCAAAACATTTACTAGATTTCCTATTAGCAGAGTTAGGAACCAGTGGGTCTGTAGATGGAAACAATCAGCTCATTATTAAAGGACGCTTCCAGCAGAAACAGATTGAAAATGTATTAAGGAGGTATATCAAGGAATATGTGACGTGTCACACTTGTAGATCACCCGACACTATTCTGCAGAAAGATACAAGATTGTTTTTCTTGCAGTGTGAAACTTGTGGTTCTAGGTGTTCCGTTGCTAGCATCAAATCTGGTTTCCAG GCTGTTACTGGAAAGCGTGCTGCTATCAGAGCGAAGACAGCTTGA
- the LOC124612535 gene encoding eukaryotic translation initiation factor 2 subunit 2 isoform X1, which yields MADEESIFDPTLKKKKKKKKTTFDIDAALAEGTVQDGNETGDPATTDKENQEPQNQEPLPKAEPEAPKEMEVDDTNLDLENFGKKKKKKKKTFNLEELDGALPDTTNKIKEEGPMEVEALQEEAAVEDTFDLDMDFSKTKKKKKKRKDLDELVAEDEKEKAEDKENGCTEVEKCPEPVEDSQTTWFGVDRDYTYEELLTRVFDIMRDKNPDMVAGKKQKFVMRPPQVVRIGTKKTSFANFTEICKTLHRQPKHLLDFLLAELGTSGSVDGNNQLIIKGRFQQKQIENVLRRYIKEYVTCHTCRSPDTILQKDTRLFFLQCETCGSRCSVASIKSGFQAVTGKRAAIRAKTA from the exons ATGGCGGATGAAGAGTCG atttttgacccaacattaaagaagaaaaagaagaagaagaagaccacaTTTGACATTGATGCAGCTTTAGCAGAGGGCACTGTACAGGATGGAAATGAAACGGGAGATCCAGCAACAACAGATAAGGAAAACCAGGAACCACAAAATCAGGAGCCGCTGCCTAAAGCTGAACCAGAAGCTCCAAAGGAAATGGAGGTTGACG ATACCAATCTCGATCTTGAAAATTttggtaaaaagaagaaaaagaagaagaagacttttAACTTGGAAGAGCTTGATGGGGCCTTACCCGATACGACTAATAAAATAAAGGAGGAAGGGCCAATGGAAGTTGAAGCTCTACAGGAAGAAGCAGCAGTTGAG GACACATTTGATTTAGATATGGACTTCTCAAAgaccaaaaagaaaaagaagaaaaggaaagatcTGGATGAACTTGTTGCTGAAGACGAGAAGGAGAAAGCAGAAGATAAAGAAAATG GCTGCACTGAGGTTGAGAAGTGTCCAGAACCTG tTGAAGACAGCCAGACAACATGGTTTGGAGTTGATCGTGATTATACTTATGAAGAACTGCTGACCCGTGTTTTTGATATAATGCGAGACAAAAATCCTGACATGGTAGCAGGAAAGAAACAAAAGTTTGTCATGAGACCTCCACAGGTTGTTCGTATTGGAACAAAGAAAACCTCTTTTGCCAACTTCACTGAAATATGTAAAAC ATTACATCGGCAACCAAAACATTTACTAGATTTCCTATTAGCAGAGTTAGGAACCAGTGGGTCTGTAGATGGAAACAATCAGCTCATTATTAAAGGACGCTTCCAGCAGAAACAGATTGAAAATGTATTAAGGAGGTATATCAAGGAATATGTGACGTGTCACACTTGTAGATCACCCGACACTATTCTGCAGAAAGATACAAGATTGTTTTTCTTGCAGTGTGAAACTTGTGGTTCTAGGTGTTCCGTTGCTAGCATCAAATCTGGTTTCCAG GCTGTTACTGGAAAGCGTGCTGCTATCAGAGCGAAGACAGCTTGA